A single window of Martelella sp. NC20 DNA harbors:
- a CDS encoding type 2 periplasmic-binding domain-containing protein, with protein sequence MELNGIIRSGMVAASAAAFVLAGALPGRAETIDLAGRTVTLVHNVSPGGATAISAQVLADAWSKAIAGHPTMVVQSVSGGALTKGIDYVMDARPDGRTLGYLAWQGTTRILDPEALQIPFEDFGVIGGIGGSNFLVHVRSDVGGGLENRDDFANLDNITIGVYSPRMTQGMQTAAALDLLGVDWQFVSGMLGDGPLYAALQRGEIDGYPATTTQYIAELADGPIAGGDTMAIWQMGPLEADGSMKRDPALEGVPTVKEYIEKATGKAPDGPLWELIQYHARSSASVNWIVVAPPGTPEDHLEMLRASFDEATASPEYMAAATKVYGSPPNIVHWQEMSDIIAEVQNTSEDIKTTMRGLVDRIEQ encoded by the coding sequence ATGGAACTGAACGGGATTATCAGGTCCGGCATGGTTGCGGCCTCGGCCGCGGCCTTCGTGCTGGCGGGCGCCTTGCCCGGTCGCGCCGAGACGATCGACCTTGCTGGCCGGACGGTCACGCTGGTGCACAATGTCTCGCCGGGCGGCGCGACGGCCATCAGCGCCCAGGTTCTGGCGGATGCCTGGTCGAAAGCCATCGCTGGACACCCGACGATGGTGGTGCAGTCGGTTTCCGGCGGAGCGCTGACCAAGGGCATCGATTATGTCATGGATGCGCGGCCCGACGGCAGGACGCTGGGTTACCTCGCCTGGCAGGGCACGACCCGGATTCTCGATCCTGAAGCCCTTCAGATTCCGTTTGAGGATTTCGGCGTCATCGGCGGCATTGGCGGGTCCAACTTCCTTGTCCATGTCAGAAGCGATGTCGGCGGCGGGCTCGAAAACCGCGATGACTTTGCCAATCTCGACAATATCACCATCGGCGTCTATTCGCCGCGAATGACGCAGGGCATGCAGACGGCCGCGGCTCTCGATCTTCTCGGCGTCGACTGGCAGTTCGTGTCGGGCATGCTGGGCGACGGGCCGCTCTATGCGGCACTTCAGCGCGGGGAGATCGACGGCTATCCGGCGACCACTACCCAGTACATCGCCGAACTTGCCGACGGTCCGATCGCCGGCGGCGACACCATGGCGATCTGGCAGATGGGGCCGCTCGAGGCTGACGGCTCGATGAAGCGCGACCCGGCGCTCGAAGGCGTGCCGACCGTCAAGGAATACATCGAAAAGGCAACGGGAAAAGCGCCCGATGGGCCTCTGTGGGAACTGATCCAGTATCACGCCCGGTCGTCCGCGTCGGTGAACTGGATCGTCGTGGCCCCGCCGGGAACCCCCGAAGACCATCTTGAGATGCTGCGCGCAAGTTTCGATGAAGCGACCGCCTCGCCGGAATACATGGCCGCGGCGACCAAGGTCTACGGCTCGCCGCCGAACATCGTTCACTGGCAGGAGATGAGCGACATCATCGCCGAGGTTCAGAATACCTCGGAAGACATCAAGACCACCATGCGCGGACTGGTCGACAGGATCGAGCAGTAA
- a CDS encoding TRAP transporter substrate-binding protein: protein MIRRSLRHLAVSAVLIAGATTASSAEELSFAHFVPPQHTLTGSVIEPLREGLASEVGDELTIRVYPGGELGKGPLEQYVRVLQGVADIVWGLPGYTSSQFPKTMIAEMPGVIALGEPGYPAIWRSMDMIKDEFPGTKPLALWTSEPNIFIMKDKDIRTPDDLKGLKIRAAGSTTAAVLEALGATPVQMPAGEIYNALQTGLIDGVVTGASAVTDFKLSEVADSYTIGAPLGRLTFYVVMSQSRYDGLSDDQRAAIDKYAGEYLSQSAETAWNRVAGETIAGLKADPDKTVIELDADEADAFGAITVPVTETIATELGAEDVLTSMRGE from the coding sequence AACTGTCTTTCGCCCATTTCGTTCCGCCGCAGCACACGCTGACCGGCTCGGTCATCGAGCCGCTGCGGGAAGGGCTTGCCAGCGAGGTTGGCGACGAGCTGACGATCCGCGTCTATCCGGGCGGCGAGCTCGGCAAGGGGCCGCTGGAACAGTATGTCCGCGTCCTTCAGGGCGTGGCGGATATCGTCTGGGGCCTGCCCGGCTATACCTCGTCGCAGTTTCCGAAAACCATGATTGCCGAAATGCCGGGTGTCATCGCGCTGGGCGAACCCGGCTATCCGGCGATCTGGCGCTCCATGGACATGATCAAGGACGAGTTTCCCGGCACCAAGCCGCTGGCGCTCTGGACCTCGGAGCCGAACATTTTCATCATGAAGGACAAGGACATCCGCACGCCGGATGATCTGAAGGGCCTGAAGATCCGCGCGGCCGGCTCGACCACCGCCGCCGTTCTCGAGGCGCTCGGGGCGACGCCGGTGCAGATGCCGGCGGGCGAGATCTACAACGCGCTGCAGACCGGTCTGATCGACGGCGTCGTCACCGGCGCTTCCGCGGTAACCGACTTCAAGCTTTCGGAGGTCGCCGACAGCTATACCATCGGCGCGCCGCTCGGACGTCTGACCTTCTACGTGGTGATGAGCCAGTCGCGCTATGACGGGTTGAGCGACGACCAGAGGGCGGCCATCGACAAATATGCCGGCGAATATCTGTCGCAAAGCGCCGAAACCGCATGGAACCGTGTCGCCGGGGAAACCATTGCCGGCCTCAAGGCCGATCCGGACAAGACCGTGATCGAACTCGACGCGGATGAGGCGGACGCCTTTGGTGCGATCACCGTTCCGGTAACTGAAACGATCGCGACCGAGCTTGGCGCCGAAGACGTTCTGACATCGATGCGTGGCGAGTAG
- the purU gene encoding formyltetrahydrofolate deformylase encodes MKSYVLTIRCDNRPGIVAAVASLLARAEGDITEARQFDDPASDTFFMRVVVAYPGDEAVLRGEMEKLAGVYGMTWELWDVSVRPKVLMMVSRFDHCLGDLLYRNRIGELDMDVVGIASNHPKEALNLTLMGNIAYHHLPVTRATRPQQEARIKALVDETGAELVVLARYMQILSDDLSAFLSGRCINIHHSFLPGFKGAKPYHQAFERGVKMIGATSHYVTQDLDEGPIIAQDVEAVSHADTPEDLVRKGRDIERRVLAKAVTLHLQRRVMLNGRKTVVFEK; translated from the coding sequence ATGAAGTCCTATGTTCTGACGATCAGATGCGACAATCGTCCCGGCATCGTCGCCGCCGTCGCCAGCCTGCTTGCCCGCGCCGAAGGCGATATCACGGAAGCCCGGCAATTCGATGATCCCGCAAGCGACACCTTCTTCATGCGGGTCGTCGTGGCATATCCGGGCGACGAGGCCGTGCTGCGGGGCGAGATGGAAAAACTCGCCGGCGTCTATGGCATGACGTGGGAGCTGTGGGACGTCTCGGTGCGGCCGAAGGTCCTGATGATGGTCTCGAGGTTCGATCATTGTCTTGGCGATCTGCTCTATCGCAACCGCATCGGCGAACTGGACATGGATGTCGTCGGCATTGCCTCCAACCATCCCAAAGAAGCGCTGAATCTGACGCTGATGGGCAATATTGCCTATCACCATCTGCCGGTCACCCGGGCTACCAGGCCGCAGCAGGAGGCCCGGATCAAGGCTCTGGTCGATGAAACCGGCGCCGAACTGGTGGTTCTGGCCCGGTACATGCAGATCCTTTCGGACGATCTGTCGGCTTTCCTGTCCGGCCGCTGCATCAATATCCATCATTCCTTCCTGCCGGGTTTCAAGGGCGCGAAACCCTATCACCAGGCCTTCGAGCGGGGCGTGAAGATGATCGGCGCGACGTCGCATTATGTGACGCAGGACCTCGACGAGGGACCGATCATCGCCCAGGACGTCGAGGCGGTTTCGCATGCCGACACGCCGGAGGACCTGGTCCGCAAGGGGCGCGATATCGAACGGCGCGTTCTGGCGAAGGCGGTGACGCTGCATCTCCAGCGCCGGGTGATGCTGAACGGCAGGAAGACCGTTGTGTTCGAGAAATAG
- a CDS encoding methylenetetrahydrofolate reductase, which produces MPRTAAGVDDFKTLLPIGTPVYIAHIEGTPIEDMIATARRLARDGFPVMPHFPARLIADKVMLEDWIARYRGEAGVDRALLLAGGRSAPAGAFQSSMQMMETGLFDKYGFTRLHVAGHPEGNRDIDPDGSTANVDAAIRWKQQFAERSDAEMAIVTQFAFEARPVLDWIAGLREAGVHLPVHVGIAGPAKLQTLIRFAIACGVGSSLKVLQRRAVDVTKLMLPYEPADVLSDFARAASRDETPAIAQVHFFPLGGIRACAEWAARHVVSERGQIAAGGRPSPSAASGR; this is translated from the coding sequence ATGCCGCGTACGGCGGCGGGCGTCGACGACTTCAAGACCCTCTTGCCTATCGGCACTCCTGTATACATTGCTCATATCGAAGGCACACCGATTGAGGATATGATCGCGACCGCCCGCCGGCTGGCGCGGGACGGCTTTCCGGTCATGCCGCATTTTCCGGCGCGTCTCATCGCCGACAAGGTCATGCTGGAGGACTGGATTGCGCGTTATCGCGGAGAGGCGGGCGTCGACCGGGCCCTGCTTCTGGCCGGAGGGCGTTCGGCGCCGGCCGGCGCGTTTCAATCATCGATGCAGATGATGGAGACCGGCCTTTTCGATAAATACGGCTTCACGCGACTTCATGTGGCGGGGCATCCGGAGGGCAACAGGGATATCGATCCCGATGGCTCGACCGCAAATGTCGATGCCGCGATCCGCTGGAAGCAGCAGTTTGCGGAGCGTAGCGACGCCGAAATGGCCATCGTCACGCAATTCGCTTTCGAGGCGCGGCCGGTGCTGGACTGGATCGCCGGCCTGCGCGAGGCGGGCGTGCATCTGCCGGTGCATGTCGGGATTGCCGGTCCCGCAAAACTGCAAACGCTGATCCGGTTCGCGATCGCCTGCGGCGTCGGCTCCTCGCTCAAGGTGTTGCAGCGCCGTGCCGTGGATGTCACCAAGCTGATGTTGCCCTATGAGCCGGCGGATGTGCTGTCCGATTTTGCCCGCGCGGCGTCCCGGGATGAAACTCCGGCAATCGCGCAGGTCCATTTCTTTCCGCTCGGCGGGATACGGGCTTGTGCCGAATGGGCTGCCCGGCACGTCGTTTCCGAGCGCGGCCAGATCGCTGCCGGAGGCCGGCCCTCGCCGTCGGCCGCATCCGGCCGGTAG
- a CDS encoding TRAP transporter large permease produces MSGELVGLVGLVVLLALLVVRVPVALAMFSVGFAGIWVLRDLNSAMSLMASESFTLASSAELVVVPLFILMGNVASVTGMSGRLYDAAYAIVGRFRGGLASATVLGCAGFAALSGSSVASALTMGKVSMAEMARFNYDNRLSTGVVAAGGTLGILIPPSTGFVIYAILTQQSIGRLFLAGVLPGILLLSMFIATITLLCWLRPGFGPAGPRTTMGEKTRKLVGALPVLFVVILTIGGIYAGIFSPVEASAVGAGLIIAIGAAMGRLTFKTFWMAARDSVVTTATVMLILIAAHVVNPFLALTHIPDLVGAFLAGLQVGPMTVLALILLSYLILGCFLEGFAMLVLTMPIYFPVITQLGIDPIWFGVLVVLTLEMGLISPPVGVNVFIVKSVARDVPLARIFAGVTPFWFAMLATLIVLIAFPQISLILPDTMMN; encoded by the coding sequence ATGAGCGGTGAACTGGTGGGTCTTGTCGGCCTAGTCGTGCTGCTTGCCCTGCTGGTTGTGCGCGTGCCGGTGGCGCTGGCGATGTTTTCGGTCGGCTTTGCGGGTATCTGGGTGCTGCGCGATCTGAATTCGGCGATGAGCCTGATGGCCTCGGAGAGCTTCACCCTTGCCTCTTCCGCCGAACTGGTGGTGGTGCCGCTGTTTATCCTGATGGGCAATGTCGCCTCGGTGACCGGCATGAGCGGCAGGCTTTATGATGCCGCCTATGCCATTGTCGGGCGGTTTCGCGGCGGCCTGGCCTCGGCCACGGTTCTGGGCTGCGCCGGGTTCGCGGCGCTTTCGGGCTCATCGGTCGCCTCGGCGTTGACCATGGGCAAGGTCTCGATGGCTGAAATGGCCCGCTTCAACTACGATAATCGGCTGTCGACCGGGGTTGTCGCCGCCGGCGGCACGCTTGGTATTCTGATACCGCCGTCCACCGGTTTCGTGATCTATGCCATTCTGACGCAGCAATCGATCGGGCGGCTGTTTCTGGCAGGCGTTCTGCCCGGAATTCTGCTGCTGTCGATGTTCATCGCCACGATTACGCTTCTGTGCTGGCTTCGCCCGGGTTTCGGCCCCGCCGGCCCGCGCACCACGATGGGCGAAAAGACGAGAAAACTGGTCGGCGCCCTGCCGGTGCTGTTCGTGGTCATCCTGACGATCGGCGGTATCTATGCCGGCATTTTCTCGCCGGTCGAGGCGTCGGCTGTCGGCGCCGGTCTGATCATCGCCATCGGCGCGGCGATGGGCCGGCTGACCTTCAAGACTTTCTGGATGGCGGCCAGGGACTCGGTCGTGACCACGGCGACGGTGATGCTGATCCTGATCGCCGCCCATGTCGTAAACCCGTTTCTGGCCCTCACCCATATTCCCGATCTGGTCGGCGCGTTCCTCGCAGGCCTTCAGGTCGGGCCGATGACCGTCCTCGCGCTGATCCTGCTGAGCTACCTGATCCTTGGCTGCTTCCTCGAGGGTTTCGCGATGCTGGTGCTGACGATGCCGATCTATTTTCCGGTGATCACGCAACTGGGGATCGACCCGATCTGGTTCGGCGTACTGGTGGTCCTGACGCTGGAAATGGGCCTGATCTCACCGCCGGTCGGAGTCAATGTCTTCATTGTCAAGTCGGTGGCCCGGGACGTGCCGCTCGCCCGCATTTTCGCCGGCGTGACGCCGTTCTGGTTCGCGATGCTGGCAACGCTGATCGTGCTGATCGCCTTCCCGCAGATATCGCTGATACTGCCGGACACGATGATGAACTAG
- a CDS encoding TRAP transporter small permease, whose amino-acid sequence MLAMLRKVADGLVSLSALAGTLGLIFVTLVVLADVIGRAAGAPLRGAQDFYQMGMVIIVFGGMALCDRLGGHIAVDIFENHFPDAFNHWLDIIAALLGAAIFAGIAYTVYDSSKLSQMLKLATNIVSMPKWYFQWALSVMALITAFGMALRAVELALSGPSGRDRREIRE is encoded by the coding sequence ATGCTTGCCATGCTCCGCAAGGTGGCGGACGGGCTTGTTTCGCTCTCCGCGCTTGCCGGTACGCTCGGTCTGATCTTCGTGACGCTGGTAGTGCTGGCGGATGTGATCGGACGGGCGGCGGGCGCGCCGCTTCGCGGCGCGCAGGACTTCTACCAGATGGGCATGGTGATCATCGTGTTCGGCGGCATGGCGCTTTGCGACAGGCTTGGCGGTCATATCGCCGTCGACATCTTCGAGAACCACTTTCCCGACGCTTTCAATCACTGGCTCGATATCATCGCCGCGCTCCTCGGCGCGGCGATCTTTGCCGGCATCGCCTATACCGTCTACGACTCCTCGAAACTGTCGCAGATGCTCAAGCTTGCCACCAATATTGTCAGCATGCCGAAATGGTATTTCCAGTGGGCATTGTCGGTCATGGCGCTGATCACTGCTTTCGGCATGGCGTTGCGCGCCGTCGAGCTTGCGCTTTCCGGGCCATCCGGCCGTGACAGGCGGGAGATCCGGGAATGA
- a CDS encoding tripartite tricarboxylate transporter permease, producing MFDSFMTGLSLVLSFPGFLYLLAGIAVGLWLGIVPGLGGVTGMVVLLPLTFGMDPASGLAMLLGMFAVVSTSDTITSVMLGIPGTIASQATVIDGNAMAKRGLAQTAFGAAFASSAFGGVLGGFAMAASLPFALWIILAFGSPEFFLLSLLGLLMVGAVSGNAISKGLGAAVLGLMLSQIGYPVASSMPRYFFGERSLLDGLPLVPVILGLFGLPEMMDLAARRSAIAHISDERADDDGILNGVRAAIRNRWLVIRCSLLGVYIGMLPAIGSSVVDWLAYGHATQSCKTDPQFGKGDVRGVIAPEAANNAVLGGSLIPTLAFGIPGSGAMAVLLGAMTIHGFSPGRNMLSDNLDITFSMVWTIIIANIIGAAVLMIWGRQVARAAFVDGNFIVPAVIMFIFMGSWVWEPGMFTWITLLGVGLLGYVLKAAGWPRPPFILGFVLGPVLEDALSITWQSYTPMEVIARPTVIGLVAVVAVVFFFALRSTRRSLAAHSIEDTTETRASLILSNTLAVCLIVVFAAAIWMARDWKLLAKISPIGIAMAGLVIMGFVLLQDRTRLRLIAAARRAGDTEAGGTTAAFVAAHRRQIVTFLAVALMAGVTPFIGTYAAILGFAAVYTAVWGRFRWWVVALYTAGLGAVLYFLYDRVLHAPFEIPFFM from the coding sequence ATGTTCGATTCATTCATGACGGGACTGTCGCTGGTTCTGTCCTTTCCGGGGTTTCTGTATCTTCTGGCAGGGATCGCCGTCGGTCTGTGGCTGGGGATCGTGCCGGGGCTCGGCGGCGTCACCGGCATGGTCGTCCTGCTGCCGTTGACCTTCGGCATGGACCCGGCGTCAGGCCTTGCCATGTTGCTGGGCATGTTCGCGGTGGTCTCGACCTCCGATACGATCACATCGGTCATGCTGGGCATTCCCGGCACCATCGCAAGCCAGGCGACCGTGATCGACGGCAATGCCATGGCCAAGCGCGGGCTTGCGCAGACCGCCTTCGGCGCCGCATTCGCCAGTTCGGCATTCGGCGGGGTTCTGGGCGGCTTCGCCATGGCGGCCTCGCTGCCGTTCGCGCTGTGGATCATTCTTGCCTTCGGCTCGCCGGAATTCTTCCTTTTGTCGCTGCTCGGCCTGCTGATGGTGGGCGCCGTCAGCGGTAATGCGATTTCGAAAGGGCTCGGTGCGGCGGTCCTGGGACTGATGCTTTCCCAGATCGGCTATCCGGTCGCAAGCTCGATGCCGCGGTATTTCTTCGGTGAGCGGTCGCTGCTCGACGGTCTGCCGCTGGTTCCCGTCATTCTGGGGCTGTTCGGCCTGCCGGAAATGATGGATCTGGCCGCGCGGCGCAGCGCCATCGCCCATATCAGCGACGAGCGCGCCGATGATGACGGCATTCTCAACGGCGTTCGCGCCGCGATCCGCAACCGTTGGCTGGTAATCCGCTGTTCGCTGCTGGGGGTTTATATCGGCATGCTGCCGGCCATCGGTTCATCGGTGGTCGACTGGCTGGCCTATGGCCACGCCACGCAGAGTTGCAAGACCGATCCGCAGTTCGGCAAGGGCGATGTGCGCGGCGTGATTGCGCCGGAAGCGGCCAATAATGCGGTGCTCGGCGGCTCGCTGATCCCCACGCTCGCCTTCGGCATTCCCGGCAGCGGCGCGATGGCGGTGCTTCTGGGCGCGATGACGATCCACGGCTTCTCGCCCGGCCGCAACATGCTGAGCGACAATCTCGACATCACCTTCTCGATGGTCTGGACGATCATCATCGCCAATATCATCGGCGCCGCCGTGCTGATGATCTGGGGACGCCAGGTTGCGCGCGCGGCCTTTGTCGACGGCAATTTCATCGTCCCCGCCGTGATCATGTTCATCTTCATGGGGTCCTGGGTCTGGGAGCCGGGCATGTTCACCTGGATCACGCTCCTTGGCGTCGGGCTGCTGGGCTATGTCCTGAAGGCGGCCGGCTGGCCGCGTCCGCCCTTCATTCTCGGCTTTGTGCTCGGGCCGGTGCTGGAAGACGCCCTGTCGATCACATGGCAAAGCTACACGCCGATGGAGGTGATTGCGCGCCCGACCGTGATCGGCCTCGTCGCGGTGGTGGCGGTTGTGTTTTTCTTCGCCCTGCGCTCGACCCGCCGCAGCCTGGCGGCCCATTCGATCGAGGATACGACCGAAACCCGCGCAAGCCTGATCCTGTCGAACACGCTGGCCGTCTGCCTGATCGTGGTCTTCGCCGCGGCAATCTGGATGGCGCGGGACTGGAAGCTTCTGGCAAAGATTTCCCCGATCGGCATCGCAATGGCGGGCCTTGTGATCATGGGTTTCGTGCTGCTGCAGGACCGCACCCGGCTTCGACTGATCGCGGCGGCGCGGCGGGCGGGCGACACCGAGGCCGGCGGCACGACGGCGGCATTCGTTGCCGCGCACCGGCGCCAGATCGTCACCTTTCTGGCGGTCGCGCTGATGGCCGGCGTCACGCCCTTCATCGGCACCTATGCCGCAATCCTGGGCTTTGCGGCCGTCTATACGGCGGTCTGGGGCCGGTTCCGGTGGTGGGTCGTGGCGCTTTACACCGCCGGCCTCGGGGCCGTGCTCTATTTCCTCTACGACCGCGTTCTTCATGCCCCGTTTGAAATTCCTTTCTTCATGTGA